The stretch of DNA CTTAGGTTGCTTCCTAAAAATATCATTCCAAAATAACAATTTGAAATTACTAAATAAAAAAAGACTCTAATAGTTATCGTCTATCAGAGTCTTTAATATACTTAAAATTAATTTATTATGCGTATTCTGCTTTGCGTTTTAATACCTTTTGGATCGCATTAACAACATCAACAGTATCCAATCCATATTTGGCAATCAAATCTGGCACTTTTCCGCTCTCTCCAAACGTATCGTTTACAGCAACAAATTCCATTAAGGTAGGCTGATGTTGAGACAATACACGAGAAATACTTTCTCCCAAACCACCAATCACATTATGTTCCTCTGCAACAACTACACATTTGGTTTTAGCAGCAGATTTTAAAACAGCCTCGGTATCCAATGGTTTTATGGTATGAATATTAATTAATTCACAGCTTATCCCCTGCTCAGCCAATTCTTTAGCTGCTTCTACAGCCTTCCACACTAAATGTCCTGTTGCAAAGATAGTAACATCTGTTCCTTCATTTAACAACAAAGCCTTACCAATTTCAAAAGGCATATTTTCGGTAAACATAGGCCAACCAGGACGCCCAAATCTCAAATAAACAGGTCCTTCATGGTCTGCAATTGCTACCGTAGCAGCCTTAGTTTGGTGATAATCACAAGGATTAATCACTGTCATACCAGGCAACATTTTCATCATTCCTACATCCTCCAAGGTTTGATGAGTTGCCCCATCCTCTCCTAGTGTCAATCCAGCATGAGAAGCACAAATTTTTACATTTTTGTCTGAATAAGCAACCGACTGACGTACTTGATCAAAAACACGAGCAGTAGAAAAATTAGCGAAGGTTCCAGTAAAAGGAACTTTCCCTGCCGTTGCCAAGCCCGCAGCAACACCAATCATATTCGCTTCAGAAATTCCCATTTGAAAAAATCGCTCTGGAAATTCATCAATAAACTTGTTCATTTTTAAGGAGCCCACCAAATCCGCACAAAGTGCTACAACATTTGGGTTATTTTTGCCTGCTTCGTACAAACCATCTCCAAAACCATCACGGGTTGCTTTTTTGCCTGTACTTATAATATCTTTAAGCATTTTCTTAGAATTTTAATTACCGTTATAAATGATGATTTAACAAATTACAAAGGGTAGTCACCCAATGTTTCTTCCAATTGAGCCAACGCAATATCTTTTTGCTCATCATTAGGCGGTTTACCATGCCATTTATGAGTACCAGACATAAAATCAACTCCATGCCCCATATCTGTTTTCATCAAAATTACAACAGGTTTCCCCTTGCCCGTCTTGGCTTTAGCAGCAGCAAATCCTTTTAATACTTCTGCCATTTTGTTGCCGTCCATATGTACAACATCCCAACCAAATGCCAACCACTTTGCTTCGAGATCTCCCAAACTAAGTACATCATCATTCGATCCATCAATCTGTTGACCATTCCAGTCTACAGTAACAATAACATTGTCCGTTTTTTGATGAGCAGCAAAGAGCATCGCTTCCCAGATTTGTCCTTCTTGCAATTCGCCATCTCCAGTCAATACATAAACCAATTTGTCGTCACCATCCATCTTTTTGGCCAATGCTGTACCTAAAGCAATAGACAAGCCTTGCCCTAAAGAACCAGAGGCTACTCGTATACCAGGTAGACCTTCATGAGTTGCAGGGTGCCCCTGTAAGCGAGAATTTAGTGCACGGAAAGTAGCCAA from Aureispira anguillae encodes:
- a CDS encoding transketolase family protein gives rise to the protein MLKDIISTGKKATRDGFGDGLYEAGKNNPNVVALCADLVGSLKMNKFIDEFPERFFQMGISEANMIGVAAGLATAGKVPFTGTFANFSTARVFDQVRQSVAYSDKNVKICASHAGLTLGEDGATHQTLEDVGMMKMLPGMTVINPCDYHQTKAATVAIADHEGPVYLRFGRPGWPMFTENMPFEIGKALLLNEGTDVTIFATGHLVWKAVEAAKELAEQGISCELINIHTIKPLDTEAVLKSAAKTKCVVVAEEHNVIGGLGESISRVLSQHQPTLMEFVAVNDTFGESGKVPDLIAKYGLDTVDVVNAIQKVLKRKAEYA
- a CDS encoding transketolase encodes the protein MADIQSLERMATQVRRDIIRMVHACQSGHPGGSLGCADFFTALYQEIMDHNPTFNMEGKGEDVFYLSNGHISPVWYSVLARSGYFPVEELATFRALNSRLQGHPATHEGLPGIRVASGSLGQGLSIALGTALAKKMDGDDKLVYVLTGDGELQEGQIWEAMLFAAHQKTDNVIVTVDWNGQQIDGSNDDVLSLGDLEAKWLAFGWDVVHMDGNKMAEVLKGFAAAKAKTGKGKPVVILMKTDMGHGVDFMSGTHKWHGKPPNDEQKDIALAQLEETLGDYPL